The following proteins come from a genomic window of Elusimicrobiota bacterium:
- a CDS encoding bifunctional nuclease family protein: protein MAVETRIYSLANVGGQAVLVLEEVSGPRLLPVWIGLYEGGSIGMALAGQKFPRPLTHDLLLDALEKLGATLDKVVITELKDSTFFAEVHLARPAGPLVLDARPSDSIALAVRRNRPIFVAEAVFEACPPLLKPISDEEVEDFKKKLDTMTPEDFFRDLKKKSDAPGEPGTEAP, encoded by the coding sequence ATGGCCGTTGAAACCCGTATCTATTCCCTGGCGAATGTTGGGGGACAGGCCGTGCTCGTGTTGGAGGAAGTGAGCGGCCCGCGCCTTCTGCCCGTCTGGATCGGCTTGTACGAAGGCGGGTCCATCGGCATGGCCCTGGCGGGCCAAAAATTTCCCCGCCCCTTGACCCACGATCTTTTGCTCGACGCCCTGGAAAAGCTGGGGGCGACCTTGGACAAGGTCGTCATCACGGAACTCAAGGACAGCACCTTCTTCGCCGAGGTCCACCTGGCTCGCCCGGCGGGACCGCTGGTGCTCGACGCGCGGCCGTCCGATTCCATCGCCCTGGCGGTGCGCCGCAACCGGCCGATCTTCGTGGCCGAGGCTGTTTTTGAGGCGTGTCCCCCGCTCCTTAAACCGATCAGCGACGAAGAGGTGGAGGATTTCAAGAAAAAGCTCGACACCATGACGCCCGAAGACTTTTTCCGCGATTTGAAGAAAAAGAGCGACGCCCCCGGAGAACCCGGGACCGAGGCGCCGTGA
- a CDS encoding MCE family protein: MSVSIETKVGLFTLAGTMLFAFGVLVLGDVQFHGTYPLYVLFDSAEGLPEKGPVKVAGVEVGKVETIALAGNRARVKVRVRKTIAVHQGARARVSSTGLIGSKYLGLTLGDPQGRVLAPGEEIEGTASFSFDEVMSKLGDLLKDDPEYGSLTKNLRQTVNNFQTVSKALADSIGQQRTEIADIVRNIRALSANANRVAADLREITGERKEDVKIALANFRSISERLDRIAANVEKGEGLLGRLVNDPELGKNLDQTMSNVNKATKDLQGFTNRIASIQLYWDYRQRFDMEDDRWHPDLGIYMYPRPGKYYYLGGNNLGERQDRTEPDTDLEKRNTITAVMGHEFGPLTLYGGLLRSAGGAGFKLRPLPASTGWNRRLELEAEAYNFGRDESFQGQTFDKPVYNVGARVKAIDPWLWIGAQVEDVAERKNFTVNANLVFQDKDLAFLLALVGLAR; encoded by the coding sequence ATGAGCGTTTCCATAGAGACAAAAGTCGGACTGTTCACCTTGGCGGGGACCATGCTCTTCGCCTTCGGGGTGCTGGTGCTGGGGGACGTTCAGTTCCACGGCACGTACCCCCTGTACGTTCTGTTCGACAGCGCCGAAGGCCTTCCCGAAAAGGGGCCCGTAAAAGTCGCCGGGGTCGAGGTGGGCAAGGTCGAAACCATTGCCTTGGCGGGCAACCGCGCCCGGGTCAAGGTGCGGGTCCGCAAAACCATCGCCGTGCACCAGGGCGCCCGCGCCCGCGTGTCGTCCACGGGGCTGATCGGTTCAAAATACCTGGGCCTAACCCTGGGCGACCCCCAGGGCCGCGTGTTGGCCCCCGGCGAGGAGATTGAGGGCACGGCGTCCTTTTCTTTCGACGAAGTGATGTCCAAGCTGGGGGACCTTCTCAAAGACGATCCCGAGTACGGGTCTTTGACCAAGAACCTCCGTCAAACCGTCAATAATTTCCAGACGGTCTCGAAGGCCCTGGCCGACTCCATCGGCCAGCAACGGACCGAGATCGCCGACATCGTTCGCAACATCCGCGCGCTTTCGGCCAACGCCAACCGCGTCGCGGCGGACCTGCGGGAGATCACCGGCGAACGCAAAGAGGACGTGAAGATCGCCCTGGCCAATTTCCGGTCGATATCGGAACGCCTGGATCGCATCGCGGCCAACGTGGAGAAGGGCGAGGGCTTGCTGGGCCGTCTCGTCAACGACCCCGAGTTGGGCAAGAACCTCGACCAGACCATGAGCAACGTCAACAAGGCCACCAAGGACCTCCAGGGGTTCACCAACCGCATCGCTTCGATACAACTCTATTGGGACTACCGCCAGCGCTTTGATATGGAGGACGACCGCTGGCACCCGGACCTGGGCATTTACATGTATCCCCGCCCGGGCAAGTACTATTACCTTGGCGGAAACAATTTGGGCGAGCGGCAGGACCGGACCGAGCCCGACACCGACCTGGAAAAACGCAACACCATCACCGCCGTCATGGGCCACGAATTCGGGCCGCTGACGTTGTACGGCGGCCTTCTTCGATCGGCGGGGGGCGCGGGATTCAAGCTGCGTCCGTTGCCCGCGTCCACCGGGTGGAACCGGCGTCTCGAGCTGGAAGCCGAGGCCTACAATTTTGGCCGGGATGAGTCCTTCCAGGGCCAAACGTTCGACAAGCCCGTCTACAACGTGGGAGCGCGGGTGAAAGCCATCGACCCGTGGTTGTGGATCGGCGCCCAGGTGGAGGACGTGGCGGAGCGCAAAAATTTCACCGTCAACGCCAACCTGGTGTTCCAGGACAAGGACCTGGCCTTCCTTCTGGCGCTGGTCGGCTTGGCGCGTTGA
- a CDS encoding ATP-binding cassette domain-containing protein, protein MIRLEGVHKAFGQNRVLRGLDLEVRQGETLTIIGGSGTGKSVTLKIMVGLLKPDRGRVWVDNEETTDMDEEALAAVQRKFGFLFQGAALFDSLTVAENILFGIRNLKPQELSRGDEIVERCLGLVGLRSEVAFLKPAELSGGMKKRVGLARAIAHEPEYIMYDEPTTGLDPIMSDVINDLIVGIREKLNITSIVVTHDMKSAYKVSNRIAMVHEGRLVQAGTPAEIQSSANPLVHQFITGSSQGPIQMPVRSHV, encoded by the coding sequence ATGATCCGGCTCGAAGGGGTCCACAAGGCCTTCGGACAAAACCGTGTGTTGCGCGGTTTGGACCTGGAAGTCCGGCAGGGCGAAACGCTCACCATCATCGGCGGTTCCGGCACGGGCAAGAGCGTGACGCTCAAAATTATGGTGGGGTTGTTGAAGCCCGACCGCGGCCGCGTGTGGGTCGACAACGAAGAAACGACCGACATGGACGAAGAGGCCTTGGCGGCCGTGCAGCGCAAGTTCGGCTTTCTTTTCCAAGGCGCCGCGTTGTTCGATTCGTTGACGGTGGCCGAAAACATCCTGTTCGGGATCCGGAATTTGAAGCCCCAAGAATTGTCCCGCGGCGACGAAATCGTCGAGCGGTGCCTCGGGTTGGTGGGCCTGCGGTCCGAGGTGGCTTTTTTGAAACCGGCGGAATTGTCCGGCGGGATGAAAAAACGCGTGGGTTTGGCCCGGGCCATCGCCCACGAACCCGAATACATTATGTACGATGAGCCGACCACGGGGCTCGATCCCATCATGTCGGACGTGATCAACGATCTCATTGTGGGGATCCGGGAGAAGCTCAACATCACGTCCATCGTGGTCACGCACGACATGAAATCGGCCTACAAGGTGTCCAACCGCATCGCCATGGTGCACGAGGGGCGGTTGGTGCAGGCCGGAACGCCGGCGGAAATTCAATCCTCCGCCAACCCTTTGGTGCATCAGTTCATCACGGGATCGTCCCAGGGCCCGATCCAAATGCCGGTGAGGTCGCACGTATGA
- a CDS encoding ABC transporter permease, whose translation MRPLLAPLKLLARQVLDLAETIGNVVALLRRTVYWIVKAPLDTRNIFAQMLEVGVQSFPVTSLTALFTGMVLALQTGYSFAKVFNEPLYVGSVVGLSLLKELGPVLTAVVVAGRVGASIAAEIGTMNVTEQVDALRTLGTNPVRYLVVPRFLACLLMVPLLTVYADVIGILGGYLVAHLRLDVPTSVYWDEIKAIELEGAMHGLIKSVAYALIIVTTACYKGLRTSGGAEGVGQATTSAVVVSMVFILVSDYFLSAFLVSVGIG comes from the coding sequence GTGAGGCCCCTGCTCGCCCCCCTGAAACTGCTCGCCCGGCAGGTTCTGGACCTGGCGGAGACGATCGGCAACGTGGTGGCGTTGTTGCGGCGAACCGTCTATTGGATCGTCAAGGCGCCCCTCGACACGCGCAACATCTTCGCTCAAATGTTGGAGGTCGGCGTCCAATCCTTCCCCGTGACGAGCCTCACGGCGCTTTTCACGGGCATGGTGCTGGCCCTGCAGACCGGGTACTCCTTCGCCAAGGTGTTTAACGAACCCTTGTACGTGGGCTCCGTGGTGGGGCTGTCTCTGCTGAAAGAACTGGGACCGGTGTTGACGGCCGTCGTCGTGGCCGGCCGGGTGGGCGCCTCCATCGCAGCCGAAATCGGCACCATGAACGTGACGGAGCAGGTGGACGCCCTGCGCACCCTGGGGACCAACCCCGTGCGTTACCTGGTGGTCCCGCGCTTTTTGGCCTGCCTCCTCATGGTGCCCCTCCTTACGGTCTACGCCGACGTGATCGGCATCTTGGGCGGCTACCTGGTGGCGCATTTGCGTCTGGATGTGCCCACGTCTGTTTATTGGGACGAGATCAAAGCCATCGAATTGGAGGGCGCCATGCACGGATTGATAAAGTCCGTGGCCTACGCTCTCATCATCGTCACCACGGCCTGTTACAAAGGCCTGCGCACCTCCGGGGGCGCCGAGGGGGTGGGGCAGGCGACCACGAGCGCCGTCGTGGTCAGCATGGTCTTTATCTTGGTGAGCGACTATTTTTTGAGCGCGTTCCTGGTGTCGGTGGGCATCGGATGA
- the alr gene encoding alanine racemase, translating to MASFWRPTWADIDPGAFKHNLRALAAFLPRRVKLMAVLKADAYGHGASTLARAAAGAQLGERLWGFGVSSVEEGVALRDAGVRERILLLGSLYPFESYDVVLERGLTPTVAGRASALALSRRAARRRRSVACHVKVDTGMGRIGLAPATARDVLPVWAANPWLRVEGVFTHLACADNPAATAVQLKSFGEAVAGFSGGLRHVANSQGLLTQPATWMDLVRPGLALYGVSLGAAPRRPLLQPVLSWKSRVVFVKTVRAGTPLSYGWAWRARRRSRIATLPVGYADGYARALSNRGTVLVGGRRCPVVGRVTMDQILVDVTGVPAVEPGAEAVLIGAQGRHRLTVEDMAAAAGTIPYETLCGISRRVPRVVRGSA from the coding sequence ATGGCCTCCTTCTGGCGCCCGACCTGGGCGGACATCGACCCGGGGGCATTCAAGCACAACCTGCGCGCCCTGGCGGCGTTCCTCCCCCGTCGGGTGAAATTGATGGCCGTTCTCAAGGCGGACGCCTACGGGCACGGGGCTTCGACCTTGGCGCGGGCCGCCGCCGGAGCCCAATTGGGCGAACGCCTGTGGGGGTTCGGCGTCTCTTCCGTGGAGGAGGGCGTCGCGCTCCGCGACGCCGGCGTCCGCGAGCGAATCCTCCTCCTGGGCAGCCTCTATCCCTTTGAGAGCTACGACGTCGTTTTGGAGCGGGGCTTGACGCCGACGGTGGCGGGCCGCGCGTCGGCCTTGGCTTTGTCGCGTCGCGCCGCCCGGCGCCGCCGCTCCGTGGCCTGCCACGTCAAAGTGGACACCGGCATGGGGCGGATCGGGCTCGCCCCGGCCACGGCCCGGGACGTCCTGCCCGTTTGGGCCGCCAACCCCTGGCTGCGCGTCGAGGGGGTGTTCACCCATCTGGCCTGCGCCGACAACCCCGCCGCCACGGCCGTCCAGCTCAAATCTTTTGGCGAAGCCGTCGCGGGTTTCTCCGGCGGCCTGCGGCACGTTGCCAATTCCCAGGGACTCTTGACCCAGCCCGCCACGTGGATGGATCTCGTCAGGCCGGGGCTCGCGCTTTACGGCGTGTCCCTGGGCGCGGCGCCCCGGCGGCCTCTGTTGCAACCCGTGTTGTCCTGGAAGAGCCGCGTGGTCTTTGTGAAGACGGTTCGGGCCGGCACCCCCCTGTCTTACGGGTGGGCTTGGCGGGCCCGACGCCGCTCGCGCATCGCCACCCTCCCGGTGGGCTACGCCGACGGCTACGCCCGCGCGCTCTCCAACCGAGGGACGGTCCTCGTCGGCGGACGCCGCTGCCCGGTGGTGGGGCGGGTCACCATGGATCAAATTTTGGTGGACGTGACGGGCGTGCCCGCCGTGGAACCCGGGGCCGAGGCCGTGCTGATCGGCGCCCAGGGCCGACACCGCCTCACCGTCGAAGACATGGCGGCGGCCGCGGGCACGATTCCCTACGAGACGCTCTGCGGGATTTCCCGCCGGGTGCCCCGCGTCGTGCGGGGGAGCGCGTGA
- the dnaB gene encoding replicative DNA helicase yields the protein MATPDTFAPPRAPAAADGLPPQSREAEMAVLGSMLVEKESLLKALDLLREEDFYDETHRRVFSAVRALHDRNVTADVVTVGDELERTGGGAARPFLFDLTNLVPSALHVEHYARIVREKSLLRHMIAIAREVAAESHAPQDDAQTLLDRAQQKFFILAQARATKGMTSAGTLMQTAVTTLEKMAESNKLMTGVPTGFAELDKMTSGLQPANLVIIAGRPSMGKTAFCLNIAEHVAIKEKRPVVFFSLEMSEQEIGLRLLCSQARINVRSVREGFLSRKSWPTITNVASQIASAPLYFDFSTSPSILDIRGSARRWAHEMNQKNNPLALIVIDYIQLLHGGGAVESRQQEISEISRSIKALARELQVPVIALSQLNRRPEDRGREGRPQLSDLRESGALEQDADVVAAIFREEVYRRDDPDLKGKAKLFVLKQRNGPIGDVDLNFLSEYTKFVDPAPEGENF from the coding sequence GTGGCCACGCCCGACACCTTCGCCCCGCCGCGCGCGCCCGCGGCCGCCGACGGCCTCCCGCCCCAAAGCCGGGAAGCCGAAATGGCGGTCCTGGGGAGCATGTTGGTGGAGAAGGAGTCGCTGCTCAAGGCCCTGGACCTCCTCCGCGAGGAGGACTTTTACGACGAGACCCACCGCCGGGTCTTTTCGGCCGTCCGCGCCCTCCACGACCGCAACGTCACCGCGGACGTGGTCACCGTGGGCGACGAGTTGGAGCGCACCGGCGGCGGCGCCGCCCGCCCGTTCCTTTTCGACCTGACCAACCTGGTGCCCTCGGCGCTCCACGTCGAGCACTACGCCCGCATCGTCCGCGAAAAATCCCTTCTGCGCCACATGATCGCCATCGCCCGCGAGGTGGCGGCCGAATCCCACGCGCCCCAGGACGACGCCCAGACGCTCCTCGACCGGGCCCAGCAGAAATTCTTCATCCTCGCCCAGGCCCGCGCCACCAAGGGCATGACCTCCGCGGGGACCCTCATGCAGACCGCGGTCACCACCCTCGAGAAAATGGCGGAGTCGAACAAGCTCATGACGGGCGTGCCCACCGGTTTCGCCGAGCTCGATAAAATGACCTCGGGCCTTCAGCCCGCCAACCTGGTCATCATCGCGGGCCGGCCCTCCATGGGCAAGACGGCCTTCTGCCTCAACATCGCCGAGCACGTGGCCATCAAGGAAAAACGGCCGGTGGTCTTTTTCTCCTTGGAAATGAGCGAGCAGGAAATCGGCCTCCGGCTCCTGTGCAGTCAGGCGCGCATCAACGTGCGCAGCGTGCGCGAGGGCTTCCTGTCGCGCAAGAGTTGGCCCACCATCACCAACGTCGCCAGCCAGATCGCCTCGGCGCCCCTCTATTTCGATTTTTCGACGAGCCCGTCGATCCTCGATATCCGCGGCTCGGCCCGCCGCTGGGCCCACGAGATGAACCAAAAGAACAACCCCCTGGCCCTGATCGTGATCGACTACATCCAGCTGTTGCACGGCGGCGGGGCCGTCGAGAGCCGCCAACAGGAAATTTCAGAAATTTCGCGTTCCATCAAAGCGCTTGCCCGGGAGCTCCAAGTGCCGGTGATCGCGCTGTCGCAGCTCAACCGGCGGCCCGAGGACCGCGGCCGCGAGGGGCGCCCCCAGTTGTCCGACCTGCGCGAATCGGGGGCCCTGGAACAGGACGCCGACGTCGTGGCCGCCATTTTCCGCGAAGAGGTGTACCGACGCGACGACCCGGACCTCAAGGGCAAGGCGAAGCTGTTCGTCCTCAAACAGCGGAACGGCCCCATCGGCGACGTGGACCTCAATTTCCTCTCGGAATACACCAAATTCGTCGACCCCGCTCCCGAAGGGGAAAATTTCTAG
- a CDS encoding 50S ribosomal protein L9 → MKTKIILQQDIPNLGVAGDVKEVSPGYARNYLIPRRLAVPASERARLIWDAKKDKVDAERKEKLAAAQEKAKGIQDVTIGITARAGQDGKLFGSVSTADVADAFAKSGVTVDRRWVEIREIIRTTGEFQGAVRLHPQVRATFKIQVQAAG, encoded by the coding sequence ATGAAAACAAAAATCATCCTTCAACAAGACATTCCCAACCTCGGCGTCGCCGGCGACGTCAAGGAAGTGTCCCCGGGCTACGCCCGGAACTACCTGATTCCGCGCCGCCTGGCCGTACCGGCCAGCGAGCGGGCCCGCCTCATCTGGGACGCCAAGAAAGACAAGGTGGACGCCGAGCGGAAAGAAAAGCTCGCCGCCGCCCAGGAAAAGGCCAAGGGCATCCAGGACGTGACGATCGGCATCACCGCGCGCGCGGGCCAGGACGGCAAGTTGTTCGGCTCCGTGTCCACGGCCGATGTGGCCGACGCCTTCGCCAAGAGCGGCGTCACCGTGGACCGCCGCTGGGTGGAAATCCGCGAAATCATCCGGACCACCGGCGAGTTCCAGGGCGCGGTCCGCCTGCACCCCCAGGTCCGCGCGACCTTCAAGATCCAGGTCCAGGCCGCGGGGTAA
- a CDS encoding 30S ribosomal protein S18, which yields MSETNPTAPQADKPAAPSAAPRPGASGAPRPGGRPGFGPRPGGPGGRPQAGGPGGRRGRPLPRRKVCRFCAEKTADVDYKAIPVLRGFLTARGKILGGRTTGNCARHQRQLTRAIKLARALALLPYTGE from the coding sequence ATGAGCGAAACCAATCCCACCGCCCCCCAGGCGGACAAACCGGCGGCGCCGTCCGCGGCGCCGCGCCCCGGCGCCTCCGGCGCCCCCCGACCCGGCGGTCGTCCGGGTTTCGGCCCCCGACCCGGCGGACCCGGCGGTCGCCCCCAAGCGGGCGGTCCCGGCGGACGTCGCGGCCGGCCCCTGCCCCGTCGCAAGGTGTGCCGTTTTTGCGCGGAAAAAACCGCCGATGTGGATTACAAGGCGATTCCCGTCCTGCGCGGCTTTTTGACGGCCCGCGGGAAAATCCTGGGCGGCCGAACCACCGGCAACTGCGCCCGGCACCAGCGCCAACTGACGCGCGCCATCAAGCTCGCCCGCGCCCTGGCCCTGTTGCCCTACACGGGGGAATAG
- a CDS encoding single-stranded DNA-binding protein, with the protein MPALLRLLQLNNAQLVGRLTRDPELRFTTSGLPVCRFDLAVNRRYKDKTGEWKDDTSFIPVVVWREAGQRCGEKLKKGNPVYVEGRLKSKSWETKDGQKRSGLEIEALRVQFLERAEGTPGEPAPASDEAPADAAMGDAPVTTEDVPF; encoded by the coding sequence ATGCCAGCGCTCCTGCGCCTGCTCCAGCTCAATAACGCGCAACTGGTCGGCCGGCTCACCCGGGACCCGGAGCTGCGTTTCACCACCTCCGGATTGCCCGTCTGCCGGTTCGACCTGGCCGTCAACCGCCGCTACAAAGACAAAACCGGCGAATGGAAGGACGACACGTCCTTTATTCCCGTTGTCGTGTGGCGCGAAGCCGGCCAGCGTTGCGGCGAAAAATTAAAGAAAGGCAACCCCGTCTATGTGGAGGGGCGCCTTAAGAGCAAATCCTGGGAGACCAAGGACGGCCAAAAACGGTCCGGCCTCGAGATCGAAGCCCTGCGCGTGCAGTTTCTGGAGCGCGCCGAGGGCACCCCCGGCGAACCGGCCCCCGCGAGCGATGAAGCGCCCGCGGACGCGGCGATGGGCGACGCGCCCGTCACCACGGAAGACGTTCCCTTTTAA
- the rpsF gene encoding 30S ribosomal protein S6, whose amino-acid sequence MVHYETVFVLPGDLQPQKVDEYVDKVKSLIEKNGGEITLSDKWGRRRLAYPIERQREGFYTFLQFKAPPTAVAELTQFFRVSEEVIRQVVTKALKGKPASPMMSVPPAGFHAADGARPAPAASTAVPIAAPAAPTAAVPADSATPEASHASAPAPAPAQ is encoded by the coding sequence GTGGTCCATTACGAGACCGTCTTTGTATTGCCCGGGGATCTTCAGCCCCAAAAAGTCGACGAGTACGTCGACAAAGTCAAATCCCTCATCGAAAAGAACGGCGGAGAAATCACCCTGTCCGATAAATGGGGACGCCGGCGCCTGGCTTACCCCATAGAACGCCAGAGGGAGGGTTTCTACACGTTCCTTCAGTTCAAGGCGCCGCCCACCGCGGTTGCCGAGCTGACCCAATTCTTCCGGGTGTCCGAGGAAGTCATCCGCCAGGTCGTGACGAAAGCCCTTAAGGGCAAACCGGCCTCGCCGATGATGTCCGTTCCACCGGCGGGCTTCCACGCCGCCGACGGCGCGCGCCCGGCTCCGGCCGCCTCGACCGCCGTTCCGATCGCCGCGCCCGCCGCCCCGACCGCCGCGGTCCCCGCGGACAGCGCCACCCCGGAGGCTTCCCATGCCAGCGCTCCTGCGCCTGCTCCAGCTCAATAA
- a CDS encoding peptidoglycan DD-metalloendopeptidase family protein: MKPFDNPIWRFTMDRLVRQWRKEISRRLTIMVIPHGIARPRQLSFSVPFVVFMFVAWTAFTGWAGLVASERFDYWRAKANTHFLKLKLEFFNKQLNESRTMLDEVKELESELRALMALGSRDAIIQTEAIRAPAPTNETRASGGPTLADAAVLERMLNGNTDFSFDDIAKDIQSLRREAETRLAGAREIAQKIENERQLYKSTPNLWPALGYLTSHFGSRLSPIDGFVEAHKGMDIAGPPGTPIRATADGVVKLAGWAGGYGKVVVVDHGMGYSTRYGHNRQILVKTGDRVKRGQIVATMGETGNATGPHCHYEVWYNGRAVNPGKFLKKHTS; this comes from the coding sequence GTGAAGCCATTCGACAACCCGATTTGGAGGTTTACGATGGACCGCCTCGTGCGCCAGTGGCGGAAGGAAATCTCACGGCGCCTCACCATCATGGTGATCCCCCACGGGATCGCCCGCCCACGTCAACTGTCGTTCTCGGTTCCCTTCGTGGTGTTCATGTTCGTCGCCTGGACAGCTTTCACCGGGTGGGCGGGCCTGGTCGCGTCCGAACGGTTCGACTATTGGCGCGCCAAAGCCAACACCCATTTTCTGAAATTGAAGCTGGAATTTTTCAACAAACAGCTCAACGAGTCCCGGACCATGCTCGACGAGGTCAAAGAGCTGGAATCCGAGCTCCGGGCCCTCATGGCCCTGGGCAGCCGGGACGCCATCATCCAAACCGAAGCCATCCGGGCGCCGGCCCCGACCAACGAAACACGGGCCTCCGGCGGTCCCACCCTCGCCGACGCGGCCGTCCTGGAACGGATGCTCAACGGCAACACCGATTTCTCTTTCGACGACATCGCCAAGGACATCCAGTCCCTCCGACGGGAAGCCGAAACCCGGTTGGCCGGAGCCCGGGAAATCGCCCAAAAAATCGAAAACGAGCGCCAACTTTACAAGTCCACCCCCAACCTGTGGCCGGCCCTGGGCTATCTGACTTCCCATTTCGGCAGCCGACTGTCCCCCATTGACGGATTCGTTGAAGCCCACAAGGGCATGGACATCGCCGGCCCGCCCGGCACGCCGATCCGCGCCACGGCCGACGGCGTGGTCAAGCTCGCCGGTTGGGCGGGCGGCTACGGCAAGGTCGTCGTGGTCGACCACGGCATGGGCTATTCGACCCGTTACGGGCACAACCGGCAGATCCTCGTGAAAACCGGCGACCGCGTCAAACGCGGCCAGATCGTCGCCACCATGGGCGAAACCGGCAACGCCACCGGGCCCCATTGCCATTACGAAGTGTGGTACAATGGCCGCGCCGTCAACCCCGGCAAGTTTTTGAAGAAACACACCTCCTAA
- a CDS encoding polymer-forming cytoskeletal protein, with the protein MFGKKEIESAHMETVIGAGSRFQGNIRSKGFVRIDGTVEGGVSAEGVIVGEKAHITGDIVAKSVFVAGRVTGNVTAANALELQPKGQITGDVRAAQLSIAEGALFEGNCVMSAEKIGAVEIQTALENTPA; encoded by the coding sequence GTGTTCGGAAAAAAAGAAATCGAATCAGCGCACATGGAAACCGTGATCGGCGCGGGCAGCCGCTTCCAGGGCAACATCCGCTCCAAAGGGTTCGTCCGGATCGACGGCACGGTGGAGGGCGGGGTGTCGGCCGAGGGCGTGATCGTCGGGGAGAAGGCCCACATCACCGGGGACATTGTGGCCAAATCCGTTTTTGTCGCGGGGCGCGTGACCGGCAACGTCACCGCCGCCAACGCGCTGGAGCTTCAGCCCAAGGGTCAGATCACGGGGGACGTGCGCGCCGCCCAGCTCTCCATCGCCGAAGGCGCCCTCTTTGAGGGGAATTGCGTCATGAGCGCCGAGAAGATCGGCGCCGTTGAAATCCAAACCGCCCTCGAAAACACCCCGGCCTGA
- a CDS encoding SurA N-terminal domain-containing protein, protein MKWFQKRQRTIFLYLAVFITLSVVLGSLGLNFAQSSPLDAAIIVNDRKITRKRFTLFLDQAIEQQRNNPQYQANPEAAREFLKRQVVQSLIQEEVFQTEADRFGVRVTDAELAQYIHSAPSFQKDGRFDPELYGRFLSQIRMRAADFEDEQRRQIRVQKTQYLMSAPVRVSSLEWAAREPDILAAASKEDRKTIRENPAAARDQWRQREAQASFQEWYNTVSTRLKTRVLLESAAPSNVPAAPPAAAPAP, encoded by the coding sequence ATGAAATGGTTCCAGAAGCGTCAGCGGACGATTTTCCTTTACCTCGCCGTCTTCATCACGCTCAGCGTCGTGCTCGGCAGCCTGGGCTTGAATTTCGCCCAAAGCTCGCCCCTGGACGCGGCCATCATCGTCAACGACCGCAAAATCACGCGCAAGCGGTTCACCCTCTTCCTGGACCAGGCGATCGAGCAACAACGCAACAACCCCCAGTACCAAGCCAACCCCGAAGCCGCGCGGGAGTTCCTCAAACGGCAGGTCGTCCAGTCCTTGATACAGGAAGAGGTGTTTCAAACCGAAGCGGACCGCTTCGGCGTGCGGGTCACGGACGCGGAGCTGGCCCAATACATCCACTCGGCCCCTTCGTTTCAGAAAGACGGGCGTTTCGATCCCGAATTGTACGGCCGTTTCTTGTCCCAGATCCGCATGCGCGCCGCCGATTTCGAGGACGAACAACGTCGGCAAATCCGCGTGCAGAAAACCCAGTATTTGATGTCCGCCCCGGTCCGGGTGTCTTCCCTCGAGTGGGCCGCCCGGGAGCCGGACATCCTCGCCGCCGCGTCGAAGGAAGACCGGAAAACCATTCGGGAAAACCCCGCCGCCGCCCGGGACCAATGGCGGCAAAGGGAAGCGCAGGCCAGCTTTCAGGAGTGGTACAACACCGTCAGCACCCGCCTCAAGACCCGCGTGCTCCTCGAATCCGCGGCCCCGTCGAACGTTCCCGCGGCGCCCCCCGCCGCCGCCCCCGCGCCTTAA